TTCCTCGGCGCGCCGGAGGCGTCTCGCACCGACGCTCTCAAGAAGATCTGGGCCTACATCAAGCTCCACAACCTCCAGGTCCACCCGCTCACCCCCTCTGtctttctatatataaatatgtgtatgGAAATGTTGATTTTGCGTCGTATCGGTAGTTTTCCTCGACCATAACATTCGATATGATACTGCTTGTTTGTCTGTGCGCGTGCTAAGCCCTACGAATTTCAATGTTTCAATCTCTCCTTGTCTGGTATGGATGCAAACGTTTCGAAGTTGAGTGCTTTTATCCCTTTCCCTCCAAAGATAACAGTATGTAGGAGTGTTTATTTCAACATACGCACATATACGTGCATAAATGCAAGCTATTCCCTCTCTGTTTTAAGCATAGGACGGAGTTGTGCCCCCGCATAATCACCATGTTAGCTTCTTAGGACTGAAGGATCTCTTACCTAGATCAAGGCCTTAGTGCATACTCAAAAATAGATTACTGTTAGAACTTTGAGTATGCATTCAGGCCTTTGTGATTGCTCCTTTAGCCAAGAACCcgtaaacaaattttttttttttgtctggcCCTTTTACTTTGGTGCGTCTATTTCTTCTTGTGCAGCATGAACACTTTGAAATAGGTGTTGCATATGCTTATTGGACTGGTGTACTTGTTGGACATAGCAATAAATTTTAGACACGCCAGATGAAGTATTCAATGGTGATAATTTACTGGACACCTAAACATTTTTCATGACTTTGTTGAAGTTGGGTTGTTTAAAGTCTAAATTTGGAGTGGTGGAATAGTTTTGTAGTATAAAAACATTCCTCTTGTGTCTGTTTTATCAATATTGGATGCTGAGCATTACTTTTTTGACCCgtgatcttttctatttttgatGAATAATTTATAGACTATGatacatatttttaaacttatcaAGATTATATCTTACAGTAGAGTTAGAATGGTATAAGATTtataaattgttattattttttgtattttgattaaTGCTTAAATCTATTTAGTGAAATATAGATAAAGGCTACTGGTGAGCTCTCCATGTAGTCAATCCCtcctaatgggattaaggcttggtggTGTTGTAGTGAAATGTGTTTCACCCCACAGTATGTTTATTGGTTTGGATATTGTTATAACAGGATATAACCaattaatataaacatatttttttggaTGTATGCCTACCATATCTATTTCTTCAGTTTCTCCAAATCACCATTTCTTATGTTCATGCTATTATGTAATGCCTGACCTAAATTGTCTTGTTTCTATGCTTGTTGATTCTGCAacccaaactctctctctctccacacacacaaacacacattttgttttattttctttcctttttcatccttttttttGGAGGTTGGGTGTTAGCACAATATCATGTTCAATGGCTCAAAATACTTGCAAATATcatatttgaaagaaagaagCAGGAAATGGGAAGTCACATACATGGACATGAGATGCCATCATCTTATCACATGCTGCTCTGGCCCACCCATAGTGCACCTTTTGACATATTTTTGTGAATCATATGTGcttactaaaaattaaaatgaacaagcagaaagaatgaaacacaatgCTTTAACATGCATATATGTTCTGAAGAATGCAAGTTTACTCCATAAAGAAACCACCAGGCCTCACTAACAAGCGCAGGTGTTTATAAGAATGCTTTGCTGGAAAGTCAACATATTGCCAGTATGCTGCTGTTGGTCCTAAAGGATCAAGTTTATCAAACCCTTATTCTATCTATGGTTTCCCTATTCTAGTAGGACACTTGGAAGCATTAACTAAGTTGTGTTCCTCGTGAAATCTGATGCAAGCGGCATCGAATGGGTACAACTTGATGGGAACTAATGCTTATGACCAAAACCTGAGGGACAAGCAGATTACCCCCTGTAAAAGCCATTCCTTTTTCAAACTATTTGAAGTCTACAATAGGCATAACATGTTGACAAAATTTATACTGGCTAGTGGCTAGATTTATACTGGCTATTGGGGGCAGCAGCCACGAGGTTTGTGCTGGTGTGCTTGCACTTTGTACATGTGGATGTATCTTTGTAGGACATGTGCACATACCCCTATGTGTGTTGTGTGCCGTGTGTTCGTGATGGAGGTTAGCGTGGCTGCATTCTGCTTGTAACATTTTAGTGAATTCTTGCATTGTCTTtttactgtatttttttttttataggagCTGTCTGTACCTTGATGCTCAACTTTGTTTCAATTATACCAAGGCATGATTGGGTTCTCGGTGTTGTGGTGTGTTTGAACTGGTCTATTTGAGAGATTTTTAGAATGTTGCAGTGAATGAAtgttaatttttcttccttccttcctttcttttttagCTTAGGTGTTGGCTGGTTGAATTGAATGTTATACTGTGAATGCTTACCTTGACTCATAGAGACACTTGAACCTCCAATGTTGATATGAATGCTGACAGTGGAAGGCCATGTATCATGATAAATTTTGCTTAAATATGTGGATGCTTTTGACTGCAGAATCCTGCAAATAAGAGGGAAATTAACTGTGACGACAAGCTGAAGGCAATATTTGAAGGGAAAGACAAAGTTGGTATGCTCGAGATTGGAAAGTTTCTGTCACGTCATTTCGTGAAGACTTCCTAATTGCCGGTCAACCTCTAGAACTTCAGCATCTTGTAAAAAGTAGGTAGAAAACAGGGAGGTTCATCTTGTTGGTGTTTGGTGGTCTTTATGCAAGATGTTTTGAAGTTGTACTGCTAACGATTTGGGTTGGAAACTGTTAGGCATGTAGGAAAGAAGTTGGGGAACTGTGGTTTATATATCCTCATTGAAGCAGTTGATGTCCACTTTTTTGCTGTTGCGTTTCAATTTTATTCGCTGAATGGTTGGACCAAGATGCATGTCTTGCAGGGAAAACATATCTGGGCTTGTCAGCTTCCAATTTAGGCGGCTTAATGGTGTGGAATTTGGTTATATTATACTGTTTCGGAGCATCTTTTATCTTAGCAGGAGGCAAAATTTGCTGACCCGCAATTATGGTGATTATGTCAGAAATATGATCGGGGAACTTATGTATTTAATCGATAGTCATCACAAAAGTGGAATGTATCCATTAGTTGCCCGCCCTCAGTCGCTCGGATGTTTCCAATAGAGTTTTTCTTCCTGTTTTTGGGCTTGAAGTTTCCAATTGATATTTTCCGTTCTTCGGAATACGGCAGAAAGGATCTTCTGTGCGCCCCTGCCCATTCTCAAAGATTTCTTGGGAACGTGTTTGCTTCTCGCTCATGATAActtcttttttgtttgcttgattcattttgtcatgatAAATTAAGAGGGTaactttttttgttgttgttaaaaGAGTCATTTGAGGAAACAACATAACTTGATTCATTTTTAAAGGTGTGGACTTTATTGTCATATCATTCTACGCTACACTCGTGAACATGGAGAATGAGAACGACCACCCAAGTCATTGTCGAAAACCATACTTttaatttgagagttttaaCTTTCAAGGGATGTCATTAGCAAACATATATGGAAGGTGCTTGCTAATCAGAATCTCCATTGACAAGGAAGAAACGTGACAGCGGAAAAATGTCACAAATGATGAAACTAGAAGGGAGAGAACTTCAAAATAATTTGAGCACTTCATCTCTTGACCAAGTTGGTCAAATAAAAAGAACGCTTTGCACAATATGAATGTATCGAGACTCCTTATGAATTGCTCGGTTTCCTCTGCCCTCGTGTGCACCTAACAGGAAGTCACTCAAGGAGATGGTGTATCCATTGCTGCACGATGGCAGGAGAGCCATACCACGGTCTCGATTCATCGTCTGATCCAACCGGCGAGTGGTACACTCCATCAATGCTAATGTTGAGAGCACCTTCCAGATGGGCTGCTACTTCTGGCACGACTCCATCCCCCCATACATCTGCTTGACCACAAACCTGATGCATTACCATACAGATTAGAACTTCAAGGGGATCTCAAGCTTCTGAATCCTGGATTAACCAGGGAGATGAAGATAACCCGAATAATGTATTGATAGGTAACTCCTGAGAAAACGGTTCTAGGTGCCAAGAAAAAGTCATACCTGCTTGTACCCTTGACCGATTAAGCGAGCTCTAAAAGGGGTTGAAGCGGATGCTGATGTGCTTGTTGCATTTACTATAGTAGCCTCGGATTTTGACTGGTCAAGTTCTATACTGACTTCAGAGCTGGAATTCAGATTTGAATCACCGAAGAATTGAGCCCCTTGAACATACCTGCATCATATGGGATAGCTCAGATTCCAGATAGATTCATACATTTGGTGTCCCCTGCAAAGGAGAAGATCAAAAAATAGAACGATCCCATTATAAAAAGGAGACAGAAAAGTGACAAGTAATGGGAGACTATGCTTATCAAGAAAGAGTATTCCTCAGATGCATTCTCCTTCTAGCAGAGTATGGAAGAACTCCATGAtacaatttctcttttctcaCAGAGTGGAAAAAGTAATTTTTCATTCTCTTGTTGGTTTTACTCTCAAACATACAAATGAGTTGGACCATGCACCTTAACTTAGCTACAAGTTTTCAGATTCTTCTTACAATTGGATGACTTACCTGTTACTGTTATAGTAGTGTTGGTCAATCCAAAACAGTGAATGTGAAAGTATTTTATCCTTGTCATTGATGtaagctatttttttttttttcgttttgaATTTTCCATATTTAGAACACTTCCAAGTAGTTTCTCCAAAATGGGTGAACTATTGCCTTCATCATCAGCAATATTCATTCTAATTAATCGAGGTCTTGGTTGGACACCTAACAAGTAAATAAGAACGGCTGTAGGGCAGATCAATCAAGATTGCTAGAAAGTTAATGTCTTTGGATTCTTTCAcatttgatgatgaaaataatACAACTTAAAAAGAAGAATCTGTAGATTAGGTAATTTTTATCTTGTAGTGTCATCAATAAAGGGAGCCAATTTGGATATCTAATTAATTTGCCTAGAACATGGATACTCTGTGGATTTACTTTGATTAGACTTGAGAGAAGACCAATATCATGCATTCGAAATGACATCCAGATTTTATTAACTGTAGTATCTTAGGAGAGCTtcttttatgtatgtataaCCTAATTTCCTGTTAACTAAATGGGGATTTTGATGGTCCATATTTCTCTGGTATTTTGACATATAAaccataatattattaaatcaactaaatcacaacaaaaaaaGTCAAGTAATTGTAGTAGTAATAGGGAAGCGGGATACGCTTTTTTAGGCTTACCTCCCTGCTATGCATACATATCTTAGTTGTGGAGTATAGACAGCTTTTGAGCAATGTTTTTCAACATAATTCAGGAGGCCCCTTGTTTGATCAATAACACCGGATAAACCTTTTGGAGGTGGCCTGAAAGGTTATACTGTCGATGATATACAACATATACTTCAAATTAAGCTCTTTAAAGATAGGAGAACCAAGTTTCTAACAAATTCCATGACACATGCAGCTGCAACAAGAGTGACAAAGATATAATAAAGGGATTCAAAAGCTAACAACAAGGTTTCCAAATAAGAGAATACATACAGGTGGGGGGTTCCTAGAGTCAATAACAAGGAAATATCAGAAGGCCCAAATTCTTCCATATAGACGCGTGCTAGCCATCCTCCTGCTGAGTGTCCAATTAAAGATAAACTGCTACCTACAATAAAATTTGCTCGATTATCAAACTGCAACTTCTTTTTGCCATATTCACAGTTATGTTGCTCAAACACATGGCATAGATTTGCAATTGTGAGGGTTCAAAGAGTTCGGTTCTGGATAGGTTCAACCGTGTCACTTCTATTTTTCAGGAAACAATGAATGTCAAAATATGCAGCTCACAGAAAGGACATTCTTTTAATAAGCGGAGAGAATGATACTTTAAGAAACTGCTGGTAAAGGGTCACCCTTTATATAtcccaaaaacaaaaatgaagctTATGCATTTACAGGTAAATGAAATTTGTCCAAAAGATCAACAAAAGAGGAAAACAGGAAGAGAAGTTCTCTCTCTACCataaagaaggggaaaaaacAAAGGTTCTCCTAGGTTTCTTGCAGACAGAATACTAAGTAATACAAAATGGTGAAACTTCGTGAGCTCATATAG
This window of the Diospyros lotus cultivar Yz01 chromosome 5, ASM1463336v1, whole genome shotgun sequence genome carries:
- the LOC127802325 gene encoding protein TRI1; its protein translation is MSSTARGFVKGCRALMAPAKAAASKSSSSSAAKPKPRSSSSPKSPSTARKLSAPGGILKVSPVSPALHQFLGAPEASRTDALKKIWAYIKLHNLQNPANKREINCDDKLKAIFEGKDKVGMLEIGKFLSRHFVKTS
- the LOC127802324 gene encoding GPI inositol-deacylase isoform X2; translated protein: MASALPLPPLPWPSAPLLKPICRCHSSRSALSLQQENSSSRLTSFNYRPAVILPGLGNNTSDYKKLDVTLNEYGVPTVVAKVSRIDWLRNAAGLVDPNYWRGTLRPRPVLDWYLKRVDDAVTEARELAGGSSLSLIGHSAGGWLARVYMEEFGPSDISLLLTLGTPHLPPPKGLSGVIDQTRGLLNYVEKHCSKAVYTPQLRYVCIAGRYVQGAQFFGDSNLNSSSEVSIELDQSKSEATIVNATSTSASASTPFRARLIGQGYKQMYGGMESCQK
- the LOC127802324 gene encoding GPI inositol-deacylase isoform X1, which encodes MASALPLPPLPWPSAPLLKPICRCHSSRSALSLQQENSSSRLTSFNYRPAVILPGLGNNTSDYKKLDVTLNEYGVPTVVAKVSRIDWLRNAAGLVDPNYWRGTLRPRPVLDWYLKRVDDAVTEARELAGGSSLSLIGHSAGGWLARVYMEEFGPSDISLLLTLGTPHLPPPKGLSGVIDQTRGLLNYVEKHCSKAVYTPQLRYVCIAGRYVQGAQFFGDSNLNSSSEVSIELDQSKSEATIVNATSTSASASTPFRARLIGQGYKQVCGQADVWGDGVVPEVAAHLEGALNISIDGVYHSPVGSDDESRPWYGSPAIVQQWIHHLLE